From a single Streptomyces misionensis genomic region:
- a CDS encoding ABC transporter ATP-binding protein, protein MIDARRLTKRYGEKTAVDGLDFVVRPGTVTGFLGPNGAGKSTTMRMIVGLDAPTSGSVTVNGRRYAGHRAPLQEVGALLEAKSVHPGRTAYQHLRALALTHGIPRRRVEEVIELAGLAGVAGKRAGSFSLGMGQRLGIAAALLGDPRTVMLDEPVNGLDPEGVLWIRNLLTSLAAEGRTVFVSSHLMSEVALVADHLIVVGRGRLLADTTVRDLVREAGGDTVTVATQDPARLREVLAGPGVEITGRVGSEELQVTGVTARQIGLTAAEHGIPLFELTTKVVSLESAFMELTRDAVEYHGTTTGTDRTGSAA, encoded by the coding sequence ATGATCGACGCGCGACGACTGACCAAGAGGTACGGCGAGAAGACGGCGGTCGACGGACTGGACTTCGTGGTCAGACCCGGCACCGTCACCGGTTTCCTCGGCCCCAACGGCGCCGGGAAGTCCACCACCATGCGCATGATCGTCGGCCTCGACGCCCCGACGAGCGGCTCCGTCACCGTGAACGGCCGCCGCTACGCCGGTCACCGCGCCCCGCTCCAGGAGGTCGGCGCGCTGCTGGAGGCCAAGTCCGTGCACCCGGGACGCACCGCCTACCAGCACCTGCGCGCCCTCGCGCTGACCCATGGCATCCCGCGCCGCCGGGTCGAGGAGGTCATCGAACTCGCCGGCCTCGCCGGCGTCGCCGGGAAACGGGCCGGCTCCTTCTCGCTCGGCATGGGCCAGCGGCTCGGGATCGCCGCCGCCCTGCTCGGCGACCCCCGCACGGTGATGCTGGACGAGCCCGTCAACGGCCTCGACCCCGAGGGCGTCCTGTGGATCCGCAACCTGCTGACCTCGCTCGCGGCCGAGGGCCGGACCGTGTTCGTCTCCTCCCACCTGATGAGCGAGGTCGCCCTGGTCGCGGACCACCTGATCGTGGTGGGCCGCGGCCGGCTGCTCGCCGACACGACGGTCCGGGACCTGGTGCGCGAGGCGGGCGGCGACACCGTGACGGTCGCCACCCAGGACCCGGCGCGGCTGCGGGAGGTGCTCGCCGGACCCGGCGTGGAGATCACCGGCCGGGTCGGCTCGGAGGAACTCCAGGTCACCGGGGTCACCGCCCGCCAGATCGGACTGACCGCGGCCGAGCACGGCATCCCCCTGTTCGAGCTGACCACCAAGGTCGTGTCGCTCGAATCCGCCTTCATGGAACTGACCAGGGACGCCGTCGAGTACCACGGCACCACCACCGGCACCGACCGCACCGGGAGCGCCGCATGA
- a CDS encoding acetoacetate decarboxylase family protein, whose protein sequence is MLRGCAREVLEVAEGIRAVAERTATTLRASGLTAARRPRTGLAARWALLRALTGGQGLGEPAGTTADGPRGGVARVLGAAGRALGGESLAALVALTSLRLRVAAVLADHPELAHAPGMRLLTRAVAADRDRDAVRALRALLHDRTAQRALSGLAPLIAELLAVRDVLDGKSETGGAAGAEGGAEAVDLADQRRRTLATEGSFLGFLRNIEVLSTDGRILVQNVRGPDGVVRYVLQAPGTAPGRPRSDAPQDLVGAWRDLCGTDSPYTRSLTRAVAGHGIPRGAELALIGHGEGGNAVLNLAQDEEFCRTYRVTHVIAVGSPAGDRKPADPRTWVATVTNQFDLVAAPDGGRAAPGACGTAVDHTAPAAPATPADHTHPAPTPSRPGRYDVEYAGPSREFPLCHRLREYIEHLRTLLPVARADIDEALTPYRGPVVRTQAYRLQDHAHPPAGHPFLTLATAPVRTTVGPVDVPVRYYDSAAAHLCFPVDPDAARSLLPDAPWLTPSRLGRRALAVLSVHEHRCTTIGPYTEIALSVLVDDLWRPRPHDAVTDLLRRVDLRRTGRYVLSLAVTTEAARVVAREIWGQPALRMRVEADLTGREIRARSQDLGLAVEGRLGPGVRCPDADRALYGRRATSTVRTLVRAHGGLRLHPGAGVRVRLGTAAAEPLAGQLRRLGIDAARPLFVLACPQFMAHRGGGAVLAR, encoded by the coding sequence GTGCTGCGTGGTTGCGCGCGGGAGGTGCTGGAGGTCGCCGAGGGCATCCGCGCGGTGGCCGAGCGCACCGCCACCACCCTGCGCGCTTCAGGTCTGACCGCCGCCCGCCGCCCCCGCACCGGCCTCGCGGCACGCTGGGCGCTGCTGCGGGCCCTCACCGGCGGTCAGGGACTCGGCGAGCCGGCGGGCACGACCGCAGACGGCCCCCGCGGCGGCGTCGCCCGCGTGCTGGGCGCCGCCGGCCGGGCGCTCGGCGGCGAAAGCCTGGCCGCCCTGGTGGCGCTCACCTCCCTGCGGCTGCGCGTGGCCGCCGTGCTCGCCGACCACCCCGAACTGGCGCACGCCCCCGGGATGCGCCTGCTGACCCGGGCCGTCGCCGCCGACCGCGACCGGGACGCCGTACGGGCCCTGCGCGCCCTGCTGCACGACCGTACGGCCCAGCGCGCCCTGTCCGGGCTCGCACCGCTGATAGCCGAACTCCTCGCGGTGCGCGACGTGCTGGACGGGAAGTCCGAGACCGGCGGGGCGGCCGGCGCCGAGGGCGGGGCCGAGGCCGTCGACCTCGCCGACCAGCGCCGGCGGACCCTCGCCACCGAGGGCTCCTTCCTCGGCTTCCTGCGCAACATCGAGGTGCTCTCCACCGACGGGCGGATCCTCGTCCAGAACGTGCGCGGCCCCGACGGCGTCGTCCGCTATGTGCTCCAGGCCCCCGGCACGGCCCCCGGGCGCCCGCGCAGCGACGCCCCGCAGGATCTCGTCGGCGCCTGGCGCGATCTGTGCGGCACGGACTCGCCGTACACCCGCTCGCTCACCCGGGCCGTGGCCGGCCACGGCATTCCGCGCGGCGCCGAACTCGCGCTGATCGGGCACGGCGAGGGCGGCAACGCGGTGCTGAACCTCGCCCAGGACGAGGAGTTCTGCCGCACCTACCGGGTCACCCATGTCATCGCCGTGGGCTCCCCGGCCGGCGACCGCAAACCCGCCGACCCGCGCACCTGGGTGGCCACCGTCACCAACCAGTTCGACCTGGTGGCCGCCCCCGACGGCGGCCGCGCGGCCCCGGGGGCCTGCGGAACCGCGGTGGATCACACAGCCCCCGCAGCCCCCGCCACCCCCGCGGACCACACCCATCCCGCACCAACCCCGTCGCGGCCGGGCCGGTACGACGTCGAGTACGCCGGTCCCAGCCGGGAGTTCCCGCTGTGCCACCGGCTGCGCGAGTACATCGAACACCTCAGGACGCTGCTGCCCGTGGCCCGCGCGGACATCGACGAGGCGCTGACGCCCTACCGGGGCCCCGTCGTCCGCACCCAGGCCTACCGGCTCCAGGACCACGCCCACCCACCCGCGGGCCACCCCTTCCTCACCCTGGCCACGGCGCCCGTGCGCACCACGGTCGGCCCCGTCGACGTGCCGGTGCGCTACTACGACTCCGCAGCCGCCCATCTCTGCTTCCCCGTCGATCCGGACGCCGCCCGGAGCCTGCTGCCGGACGCCCCCTGGCTGACCCCGAGCCGGCTCGGCCGCCGGGCCCTCGCGGTGCTGTCCGTGCACGAGCACCGCTGCACCACCATCGGCCCGTACACCGAGATCGCCCTGTCCGTCCTGGTGGACGACCTGTGGCGGCCGCGCCCGCACGACGCCGTCACCGATCTGCTGCGCCGCGTCGACCTGCGCCGCACCGGCCGCTACGTCCTCTCCCTCGCCGTCACCACCGAGGCCGCCCGCGTGGTCGCCCGGGAGATCTGGGGGCAGCCCGCGCTGCGGATGCGCGTCGAGGCCGACCTGACGGGCCGGGAGATCCGCGCCCGCTCCCAGGACCTCGGCCTCGCGGTCGAGGGCCGGCTCGGGCCGGGCGTGCGCTGCCCCGACGCCGACCGGGCCCTCTACGGCCGCCGCGCCACCAGCACGGTGCGCACCCTGGTCCGGGCGCACGGCGGACTGCGGCTGCACCCGGGCGCGGGCGTGCGGGTACGGCTGGGCACCGCGGCGGCCGAACCCCTCGCCGGACAGCTGCGCCGGCTCGGCATCGACGCGGCCCGGCCCCTGTTCGTGCTGGCCTGCCCGCAGTTCATGGCCCATCGCGGCGGCGGTGCCGTCCTCGCGCGCTGA
- a CDS encoding BlaI/MecI/CopY family transcriptional regulator, giving the protein MRDRASDAAGESPGRRARGELESGVLAVLWAADRPLTARQVLDGLPGDLAYTTVLTILSRLHGKGMLVRRREGRGYAYAPARDEASDTAARMRTLLDRGSDREAVLARFVSELSAADEQLLQRLLGGSDPGRPGERA; this is encoded by the coding sequence ATGCGCGACCGAGCGAGCGACGCGGCCGGGGAGTCGCCCGGCCGCAGGGCGCGCGGCGAACTGGAGAGCGGCGTGCTGGCCGTGCTCTGGGCCGCGGACCGGCCGCTGACCGCCCGGCAGGTCCTCGACGGGCTCCCCGGCGACCTGGCGTACACCACCGTGCTGACCATCCTGTCCCGCCTGCACGGCAAGGGCATGCTGGTCCGGCGGCGCGAGGGCCGCGGCTACGCCTACGCCCCCGCCCGCGACGAGGCCTCCGACACCGCCGCCCGGATGCGCACCCTGCTGGACCGCGGCTCGGACCGGGAGGCGGTGCTCGCCCGGTTCGTCTCCGAACTCTCCGCCGCCGACGAGCAGTTGCTCCAGCGGCTGCTCGGCGGGTCCGACCCGGGCCGCCCCGGCGAGAGGGCGTGA
- a CDS encoding response regulator — MTTVLIVDDQPLQRYGFRMLLGSVPGTEVVGEAEHGAEAVRRAAELRPDVVLMDIRMPGMDGIEATRRIVAAGHRSRVLVLTTFDLDEYVHAALRAGASGFLLKDARPDELLAGIRAVSAGDAVIAPALTRRLLDEFARYGAARTGADDPRLGRLTEREREILIAIGKGWTNGEIAARLVLSESTVKTHVGRVLAKTGARDRVQAVIFAYDHGLARPGAR, encoded by the coding sequence GTGACCACCGTGCTCATCGTGGACGACCAGCCGCTGCAACGGTACGGCTTCCGCATGCTGCTCGGCTCCGTGCCGGGCACCGAGGTGGTCGGCGAGGCCGAGCACGGCGCCGAGGCCGTGCGCAGGGCCGCCGAACTGCGCCCGGACGTCGTGCTGATGGACATCCGCATGCCCGGGATGGACGGCATCGAGGCCACCCGCCGCATCGTCGCCGCCGGACACCGCTCGCGCGTCCTCGTGCTCACCACCTTCGACCTGGACGAGTACGTGCACGCGGCCCTGCGCGCCGGTGCCAGCGGCTTCCTGCTGAAGGACGCCCGCCCCGACGAACTGCTGGCCGGCATCCGCGCCGTCTCGGCCGGCGACGCGGTGATCGCCCCCGCCCTCACCCGCCGCCTGCTGGACGAGTTCGCCCGCTACGGCGCCGCCCGCACGGGCGCCGACGACCCCCGCCTCGGCCGGCTGACCGAGCGGGAGCGCGAGATCCTGATCGCCATCGGCAAGGGCTGGACCAACGGCGAGATCGCCGCCCGCCTCGTGCTGTCCGAGTCCACGGTGAAGACGCACGTGGGCCGCGTCCTGGCCAAGACCGGCGCCCGCGACCGCGTCCAGGCGGTGATCTTCGCCTACGACCACGGGCTCGCCCGGCCGGGCGCCCGCTGA
- a CDS encoding glycosyltransferase has protein sequence MPHLGSTAHLRALAAATLRTAPPAGPTAPAERVTLLSAGIGAGHDGAAAELDRRLTADGFTVDRLDLLDLLPARTGRLIRDGYHRMLLTAPWAYQRIYRSTERAGGGGPLAAALLRRTEERVLRALPAGTRAVVSTYPGASRVLGGLRRSGRLTVPALTYLTDFSVHPLWVADGIDVHLAAHAVPAGQARGAGARDVRVTGPVTDPRFRPADEDARAAARARFGLPADAPLALLVAGSWGVGPVRQVALELRASGVAVPVVVCGRNAALAARLRADGVEHAFGWVDDMPGLMHAADVLVQNAGGLTSLEAFAAGLPVASYRCIPGHGQTNAAALEQAGVAAWIRDPGQLAPVVAELVQGARGLRQRAAALALFADAGRGPAAEIARIARRSTAGLPVPAAVRRRAGRPRRFVAVASAACALWATAIGTAVATTDDGPRLIHALGHELHFEGAGHTPNTGAPGAAHRRSHRS, from the coding sequence ATGCCCCACCTCGGAAGTACGGCCCATCTGCGTGCCCTGGCGGCCGCCACCCTGCGCACCGCACCGCCCGCCGGGCCCACGGCACCGGCCGAGCGGGTCACGCTGCTGTCCGCCGGCATCGGCGCCGGGCACGACGGCGCCGCCGCCGAACTGGACCGCCGGCTCACGGCGGACGGCTTCACGGTGGACCGGCTCGACCTGCTGGACCTGCTGCCCGCCCGCACCGGCCGGCTCATCCGGGACGGCTACCACCGGATGCTGCTCACCGCGCCCTGGGCCTACCAGCGCATCTACCGCAGCACCGAACGCGCGGGCGGCGGCGGCCCGCTCGCCGCGGCGCTGCTGCGCCGCACCGAGGAACGGGTGCTGCGGGCCCTGCCCGCGGGCACCCGGGCGGTCGTCTCCACCTATCCGGGCGCCAGCCGGGTCCTGGGCGGGCTGCGCCGCTCCGGCCGGCTGACCGTGCCGGCGCTCACCTATCTGACCGACTTCTCGGTGCACCCGCTGTGGGTGGCCGACGGCATCGACGTCCACCTCGCGGCGCACGCCGTGCCCGCCGGGCAGGCCCGGGGCGCCGGGGCGCGGGACGTGCGGGTGACCGGGCCGGTCACCGACCCCCGCTTCCGTCCGGCCGACGAGGACGCGCGCGCCGCCGCCCGGGCCCGCTTCGGCCTGCCCGCGGACGCGCCGCTGGCCCTGCTGGTCGCCGGTTCGTGGGGCGTGGGCCCGGTCCGGCAGGTGGCCCTCGAACTGCGGGCGTCCGGGGTCGCGGTGCCGGTGGTGGTGTGCGGCCGCAACGCGGCGCTGGCCGCGCGGCTGCGCGCCGACGGCGTCGAGCACGCCTTCGGCTGGGTGGACGACATGCCAGGGCTGATGCACGCCGCCGACGTGCTGGTGCAGAACGCGGGCGGGCTGACCTCCCTGGAGGCCTTCGCCGCGGGCCTGCCGGTCGCGAGTTACCGCTGCATACCCGGCCACGGGCAGACCAACGCCGCCGCGCTGGAGCAGGCGGGCGTCGCCGCGTGGATCCGGGACCCCGGCCAACTGGCACCGGTCGTCGCGGAGCTGGTCCAGGGGGCGCGGGGGCTGCGGCAACGCGCGGCCGCACTGGCGCTGTTCGCCGACGCCGGGCGCGGGCCGGCCGCCGAGATCGCGCGGATCGCCCGGAGGTCCACCGCGGGCCTGCCCGTACCGGCTGCGGTGCGGCGGCGCGCCGGCCGCCCGCGCCGGTTCGTCGCCGTCGCCTCGGCCGCCTGCGCGCTGTGGGCGACCGCCATCGGCACGGCGGTCGCCACCACCGACGACGGCCCCCGCCTGATCCACGCCCTCGGCCACGAGCTGCACTTCGAGGGCGCGGGCCACACCCCCAACACCGGCGCCCCGGGCGCCGCGCACCGCAGGAGCCACCGCTCATGA
- a CDS encoding M56 family metallopeptidase yields the protein MTFTVYVPLVVTVVLAVLAPAARRLPPRAAARSLACAALVTATGWLGSLALLAFTGLAQIPEVAEQGHWSVAALRAEDPVSLAVAALGALGLIAAFGSLAVAAVRQTRQLLWARREAAAVPGDTELTVLDDEVPQAFALPGAPGRIVVSRGMLRCLDEDERAALLAHERAHLRGRHHLYLALWRLTAAVTPLLRPLADAGGFVLERWADEDAATHVGSRTVVARAVGRAALASAAAHRHRQLAATGGAVPQRVRALLAPPPAPRALPFVAGAVLLALCCASLAEAASDSERMVVTARSAQCATARPAPVATDRDGASHRHPHCHPHRHTRPL from the coding sequence GTGACCTTCACCGTCTACGTGCCGCTGGTGGTGACCGTCGTCCTCGCGGTGCTCGCCCCCGCCGCCCGCCGGCTGCCGCCCCGCGCCGCCGCCCGCTCCCTGGCCTGCGCCGCGCTGGTGACGGCCACCGGCTGGCTCGGCTCCCTCGCCCTGCTCGCCTTCACCGGTCTCGCGCAGATACCCGAGGTCGCCGAGCAGGGCCACTGGTCGGTGGCCGCGCTGCGCGCCGAGGACCCGGTCTCCCTCGCCGTCGCGGCACTGGGGGCGCTCGGCCTGATCGCCGCGTTCGGCTCGCTCGCCGTGGCCGCCGTACGCCAGACCCGGCAACTGCTGTGGGCCCGGCGGGAGGCCGCCGCGGTGCCCGGCGACACCGAACTCACCGTCCTCGACGACGAGGTGCCACAGGCCTTCGCGCTGCCCGGCGCGCCCGGCCGGATCGTGGTCTCCCGCGGCATGCTGCGCTGCCTCGACGAGGACGAACGCGCCGCCCTGCTCGCCCACGAACGGGCCCATCTGCGCGGCCGGCACCACCTCTACCTCGCGCTGTGGCGGCTCACGGCCGCCGTCACCCCGCTGCTGCGCCCCCTCGCCGACGCGGGCGGCTTCGTGCTGGAACGCTGGGCCGACGAGGACGCCGCCACGCACGTGGGCAGCCGTACGGTGGTCGCCCGCGCCGTCGGCCGGGCCGCCCTGGCCTCCGCCGCCGCGCACCGCCACCGCCAACTCGCCGCGACCGGCGGCGCCGTGCCGCAGCGGGTGCGGGCGCTGCTGGCTCCCCCTCCCGCGCCGCGCGCCCTGCCGTTCGTGGCTGGCGCGGTGCTGCTGGCGCTGTGCTGCGCGAGCCTCGCCGAGGCCGCGTCCGACAGCGAGCGCATGGTCGTGACGGCGCGTTCGGCGCAGTGCGCCACCGCCCGCCCGGCCCCGGTCGCCACCGACCGGGACGGCGCCTCGCACCGGCATCCGCACTGCCACCCGCACCGGCACACCAGGCCGCTGTAG
- a CDS encoding ATP-binding protein, which produces MAPPSVPRPLHRPLSDVGTDRSSVEDAGPRAPMAARPQRVAEDPHRAASTARPPHRVPPEPAGAPAARGVPESAGTPDSPGTRTPGDVPAPVADRRRPRFSGRSAAGSGLLGSTASFDLPARPTAVGSARRVVRELLTAWGIPQDVRDDALLVTSELVTNALVHAGGDRIACRLDGTADRIRVEVEDEAGDEDVALPVACRPGPDDQHGRGLLLVEALSRGWGVTFPPGRPARVVWAELASV; this is translated from the coding sequence ATGGCTCCGCCCTCCGTCCCCCGACCACTCCACCGCCCCCTGAGCGACGTCGGCACGGACCGCTCCTCCGTCGAGGACGCGGGCCCCCGCGCGCCGATGGCGGCGCGCCCGCAACGGGTGGCCGAGGATCCGCACCGGGCCGCGTCCACGGCCCGGCCGCCGCACCGCGTGCCACCGGAACCGGCCGGCGCCCCGGCGGCGCGCGGCGTCCCGGAGTCCGCCGGTACCCCGGACTCCCCCGGCACCCGGACGCCGGGCGACGTCCCCGCGCCGGTCGCGGACCGGCGCCGCCCGCGGTTTTCCGGCCGGTCCGCCGCCGGGTCCGGACTCCTGGGTTCCACGGCCTCGTTCGACCTGCCGGCCCGGCCCACGGCCGTCGGCTCCGCCCGGCGGGTGGTACGGGAGCTGCTGACCGCGTGGGGCATACCGCAGGACGTGCGGGACGACGCCCTGCTGGTCACCTCCGAGCTGGTCACCAACGCGCTCGTGCACGCGGGCGGCGACCGGATCGCCTGCCGGCTGGACGGCACGGCGGACCGGATACGCGTCGAGGTCGAGGACGAGGCCGGGGACGAGGACGTCGCGCTCCCGGTGGCCTGCCGTCCCGGACCCGACGACCAGCACGGGCGCGGGCTGCTCCTGGTCGAGGCGCTGAGCCGCGGCTGGGGCGTCACCTTCCCGCCCGGCCGCCCCGCCCGCGTCGTCTGGGCCGAACTCGCTTCCGTCTGA
- a CDS encoding polysaccharide deacetylase family protein encodes MTVVPALRGAALAALPVLAAAHAAPVVTTFGPLRNRVTPRLAGRGRAGHVALTFDDGPDPHSTPLFLGALAARGVRATFFLLGGEARRSPGLVREIAAEGHEIGVHGWLHRPLLLRGPRATYDDLARARDLVGELTGRRPTLFRPPYGVMSSAAHLAARRLGLTPVLWTCWGEDWTARATPASVHRTVVRDLSGGGTILLHDSDCTSAPGSWRATLGALPRILDTCDRRGLEVGPLCEHGWAGSRRTA; translated from the coding sequence ATGACCGTCGTACCCGCCCTGCGCGGCGCCGCTCTGGCCGCGCTGCCCGTTCTCGCCGCCGCGCACGCCGCGCCGGTGGTCACCACGTTCGGTCCGCTGCGCAATCGCGTCACGCCCCGGCTGGCCGGGCGGGGCCGGGCCGGCCATGTCGCCCTGACCTTCGACGACGGTCCTGATCCGCACTCCACCCCGCTGTTCCTCGGCGCGCTGGCCGCGCGCGGGGTGCGGGCGACGTTCTTCCTGCTCGGCGGCGAGGCCCGGCGCAGCCCCGGGCTGGTCCGCGAGATCGCGGCCGAGGGCCACGAGATCGGCGTCCACGGCTGGCTGCACCGCCCGTTGCTGCTGCGCGGACCGCGGGCGACGTACGACGACCTCGCCCGCGCCCGGGACCTGGTCGGCGAGCTCACCGGCCGGCGTCCCACCCTGTTCCGGCCGCCCTACGGCGTGATGTCGTCCGCCGCCCATCTGGCCGCACGCCGGCTGGGCCTCACACCGGTGCTGTGGACCTGCTGGGGCGAGGACTGGACCGCCCGGGCCACCCCCGCGTCCGTGCACCGCACGGTCGTGCGCGATCTGAGCGGCGGCGGCACCATCCTGCTCCACGACTCCGACTGCACCTCCGCCCCCGGCTCCTGGCGCGCCACCCTCGGCGCGCTGCCGCGCATCCTGGACACCTGTGACCGGCGGGGCCTGGAGGTCGGTCCGCTGTGTGAGCACGGGTGGGCGGGGAGCCGGCGGACGGCGTGA
- a CDS encoding sensor histidine kinase, with the protein MGPLAARLGRAGRRLRRADRARPWVLDTALVAVVFLLFCLPDLLHGGVVDADGPRRFRLAFTRLPPVAMLALQAGLVLPLLWRRRRPTAAFGAIAAVFVLQWTLGAALHADVALFLALYSLALHGRPRRLPVACAVMAVALALVAARASVVVSMVDALFFLLSTATAALALGLVIRIRRAQLAALRDRAARLETERDQRSRLAAASERARMAREMHDIVGHNLSVIITLADAGAHACAADPARGAEALGLIGDTGRQALGELRRVLGVLRDADGPAAGPAPGRYGLGPSDLSPQPGLADIGALCQGVRAAGLDVVYRTAGNTEALDGGVQLTVYRIVQEAMTNTLKHAGTGTRVDLAIDVEDTRLGIRVRDTGRTRTGRRTEEGQGLLGMRERAALYGGQVSAGPAPGGGWAVAATLDLTPQEGTA; encoded by the coding sequence ATGGGGCCGCTCGCCGCCCGGCTCGGCCGGGCCGGCCGGCGGCTGCGGCGCGCCGACCGTGCCCGCCCCTGGGTGCTGGACACCGCGCTGGTGGCGGTGGTTTTCCTGCTGTTCTGCCTGCCGGACCTGCTGCACGGCGGCGTCGTGGACGCCGACGGCCCGCGCCGGTTCCGGCTCGCCTTCACCAGGCTGCCGCCCGTCGCCATGCTCGCCCTCCAGGCGGGCCTGGTGCTGCCGCTGCTGTGGCGCCGGCGCCGCCCCACGGCCGCCTTCGGCGCGATCGCCGCCGTGTTCGTCCTCCAATGGACCCTGGGCGCGGCCCTGCACGCGGACGTCGCCCTCTTCCTCGCCCTGTACAGCCTGGCCCTGCACGGCCGGCCGCGCCGACTGCCCGTTGCCTGCGCGGTGATGGCGGTGGCCCTCGCCCTGGTCGCGGCGCGGGCCTCGGTGGTCGTGTCCATGGTGGACGCGCTGTTCTTCCTGCTGAGCACGGCGACCGCGGCCCTCGCGCTCGGCCTGGTGATCCGGATCCGCCGCGCCCAGCTCGCCGCGCTGCGGGACCGGGCGGCACGGCTGGAGACGGAGCGCGACCAGCGCAGCAGACTGGCCGCCGCCTCCGAACGGGCCCGGATGGCACGGGAGATGCACGACATCGTCGGGCACAACCTGTCCGTCATCATCACCCTCGCCGACGCGGGCGCCCACGCCTGCGCGGCCGACCCCGCGCGCGGCGCGGAGGCACTCGGGCTGATCGGCGACACCGGACGCCAGGCGCTCGGCGAACTCCGGCGCGTGCTGGGCGTGTTGCGCGACGCCGACGGCCCGGCCGCCGGCCCCGCGCCCGGCCGGTACGGCCTCGGCCCGTCCGACCTCAGCCCGCAGCCCGGCCTCGCGGACATCGGCGCGCTCTGCCAGGGCGTGCGCGCCGCCGGTCTCGACGTCGTCTACCGGACCGCGGGGAACACCGAAGCCCTCGACGGGGGCGTGCAGTTGACCGTCTACCGGATCGTGCAGGAAGCCATGACCAACACCTTGAAGCACGCGGGCACCGGCACCCGGGTCGACCTCGCGATCGACGTCGAGGACACCCGGCTCGGCATCCGCGTCCGCGACACCGGCCGGACCCGCACGGGACGGCGAACGGAAGAAGGGCAGGGCCTGCTGGGCATGCGCGAGCGGGCCGCGCTCTACGGCGGACAGGTCAGCGCGGGCCCCGCTCCGGGCGGCGGCTGGGCGGTGGCGGCCACCCTGGACCTCACCCCGCAGGAGGGCACCGCGTGA
- a CDS encoding helix-turn-helix domain-containing protein has protein sequence MTAETDWGGVPSVLRMILGRQLEQLRVRAGLGYAEAGAAIGVSHSTIRRMEAAKVARLRLTDAEKLLQVYGVTDRREIEAFLRSVREANKRGWWHAYRDVMPGWCAVHLGLEQAATQIRAYENQCVHGLLQTEGYARALLRASHPHASAEDTERRVALRMRRQELLAGAAPPRLWVVMDETALRRPVGGPEAMRAQIDHLVEIGRLPHVTVQLMPFDHGPHPAMRACAYHLFRFRARELPDIVHVEGLLGAVRVDKPDEVLAYREALDRLSAQAASAAKTETLLGRIRRELNSL, from the coding sequence ATGACCGCGGAGACCGACTGGGGCGGCGTCCCCTCCGTGCTGCGTATGATCCTCGGCCGGCAGCTGGAGCAGCTGCGGGTGCGGGCCGGACTCGGGTACGCCGAGGCGGGCGCCGCCATCGGGGTCAGCCACTCCACGATCCGCCGCATGGAGGCCGCCAAGGTGGCCCGGCTGCGGCTCACCGACGCGGAGAAGCTGCTCCAGGTCTACGGCGTCACCGACCGGCGGGAGATCGAGGCCTTCCTGCGGTCCGTGCGCGAGGCCAACAAGCGCGGCTGGTGGCACGCCTACCGTGACGTCATGCCCGGCTGGTGCGCCGTCCACCTCGGCCTTGAGCAGGCCGCGACGCAGATCCGCGCCTACGAGAACCAGTGTGTGCACGGGCTGTTACAGACCGAGGGCTACGCCCGTGCCCTGCTGCGCGCGAGCCATCCGCACGCGTCCGCCGAGGACACCGAGCGCCGGGTCGCCCTGCGCATGCGCCGGCAGGAACTCCTGGCCGGTGCGGCGCCCCCGCGGCTCTGGGTGGTGATGGACGAGACCGCGCTGCGCCGCCCGGTCGGCGGCCCGGAGGCGATGCGCGCCCAGATCGACCACCTCGTCGAGATCGGCCGGCTGCCCCATGTGACCGTCCAGCTCATGCCGTTCGACCACGGCCCGCACCCCGCGATGCGCGCGTGCGCCTACCACCTCTTCCGGTTCCGGGCCCGGGAACTGCCCGACATCGTCCACGTGGAAGGACTGCTCGGCGCCGTCCGCGTCGACAAGCCCGACGAGGTCCTGGCCTATCGCGAGGCCCTGGACCGGCTGAGCGCGCAGGCGGCGTCCGCCGCGAAGACCGAGACCCTGCTCGGTAGGATCCGCAGAGAACTGAACTCCCTTTGA